In Haemophilus parainfluenzae, the sequence GAGCTGGAGCTATGACATTCTAAACGGATTTATTAAAAGCGTATTTTTCGCCATTGCGGTGGTGTGGATTGCGTTATTCAATGGTTATGATTGTATTCCAACATCTGAAGGTATCAGTCAAGCCACAACCAGAACGGTTGTCCACGCATCACTTGTGGTACTTGGGCTCGATTTCATCTTAACTGCCATTATGTTTGGGGCAGGCTAATAGGGTATTTTTATGCGACAAACAATTAAATATGAATTTTGGGTAGGCTTATTTTTACTACTCGGTATCGCTGCGTTAGTATTTCTAGGCTTACGCGTAGCAAATGTACAAGGTTTTGGTGAAACAAAATCTTACACAGTGACTGCAACTTTTGACAATATTGGTGGACTAAAAGTCCGTGCACCACTTAAACTTGGTGGGGTAGTCATTGGTCGCGTGTCTGATATTACATTAGACGAAAAATCTTACTTGCCAAAAGTCAGTATTGCGATTAATGAAGAATATAAAGAAATTCCGGAAAACAGTTCGTTATCGATCAAAACATCGGGATTATTGGGCGAACAATATATCGCCTTAAGTATGGGCTTTGATGATGGTGAAACCGCAATGTTAAAAAACGGTAGCCAAATTCAAGACACTAAATCCGCAATGGTATTGGAAGATTTAATCGGCCAGTTCCTTTACGGTGATAAAAAATCAGACGGTAATGCTGACAAAGCAGAATCAGATGTAAAATAATAATCTTTATTTAGGAGATTTATGATGAAATTTACTCAGTTAAAAAAATGGTTTAGCGTAATGGCATTTGCAGTGACCGCACTTTTTGTGACTCAAACTGTACGTGCAGAAACAAGTCCTTATGTGTTGATGCAACAAGCATCAGATAAGTTATTTGCCGATATCAAAAACAATCAGGCAAAAATTAAAAAGGATCCAAACTATTTACGTACCATCGTGCGTAACGATTTATTACCTTACGTGCAAGTAAACTATGCGGGTTCTTTGGTGTTAGGTTCACACTTTAAATCAACCACA encodes:
- the mlaD gene encoding outer membrane lipid asymmetry maintenance protein MlaD: MRQTIKYEFWVGLFLLLGIAALVFLGLRVANVQGFGETKSYTVTATFDNIGGLKVRAPLKLGGVVIGRVSDITLDEKSYLPKVSIAINEEYKEIPENSSLSIKTSGLLGEQYIALSMGFDDGETAMLKNGSQIQDTKSAMVLEDLIGQFLYGDKKSDGNADKAESDVK